One Mus pahari unplaced genomic scaffold, PAHARI_EIJ_v1.1 scaffold_11153_1, whole genome shotgun sequence DNA segment encodes these proteins:
- the LOC110314925 gene encoding secretoglobin family 2B member 20-like isoform X1, with protein MKETLLLLALLVTGDLSFQTTEARVPFFKGYSSVVSGKRSWLYKKIQAYYVTAGEKVTFEKFQDCYKEGGLRTIFLEPKIMEAMLVSPECQALHSSEDIRTISDLLSKLLEE; from the exons ATGAAGGAGACACTTCTTCTGCTGGCCTTGCTGGTGACTGGAGACCTGAGCTTCCAGACAA CAGAAGCACGTGTTCCTTTCTTCAAGGGCTATTCAAGTGTTGTCTCTGGAAAAAGGTCATGGTTGTATAAAAAAATTCAGGCATACTATGTTACTGCAGGGGAAAAGGTGACCTTTGAAAAATTCCAGGACTGCTACAAAGAGGGAGGATTAAGAACCATATTTCTGGAACCCAAAATAATG GAGGCCATGCTTGTCAGCCCAGAATGTCAGGCATTGCATAGTAGTGAAGACATAAGGACCATATCAGACCTTCTTTCCAAGTTATTAGAGGAATAG
- the LOC110314925 gene encoding secretoglobin family 2B member 20-like isoform X2: protein MKETLLLLALLVTGDLSFQTTEARVPFFKGYSSVVSGKRSWLYKKIQAYYVTAGEKAMLVSPECQALHSSEDIRTISDLLSKLLEE, encoded by the exons ATGAAGGAGACACTTCTTCTGCTGGCCTTGCTGGTGACTGGAGACCTGAGCTTCCAGACAA CAGAAGCACGTGTTCCTTTCTTCAAGGGCTATTCAAGTGTTGTCTCTGGAAAAAGGTCATGGTTGTATAAAAAAATTCAGGCATACTATGTTACTGCAGGGGAAAAG GCCATGCTTGTCAGCCCAGAATGTCAGGCATTGCATAGTAGTGAAGACATAAGGACCATATCAGACCTTCTTTCCAAGTTATTAGAGGAATAG